Proteins encoded within one genomic window of Acidobacteriota bacterium:
- a CDS encoding DUF1501 domain-containing protein — translation MTHFGTKFRGSRRDFFSRLGDGVHGAALAWLLQKDLPGSPGPGQGRPRIDLTPLAPHREPKAKSVIHLFMNGGPSQVDLFDHKPTLARMAGGAAPRDLLNQIENMDQVGTLMPSYWEFSRHGKCGMELSELLPHTATIVDDITLVRSMYSEHFNHEPAINLFHTGRTITGRPTMGAWVTYALGTENQNLPGYVVLEDKNLPVNGIQNWQAGWLPPTYQGTRFREKDPAVLNLNPRERLPNPLIEAERSLLRSLDHSHRMERPWQPDLSARISSYELAARMQLAASDALDLSQESEATKEMYGLNNEATASYGRRCLLARRLVERGVRFVQIFIEYQIWDNHHSLKEKLEYCCRKTDQPSAALVRDLKQRGLLDDTLVVWGGEFGRMPISQVRDGGAAGRDHGPDGFSLWMAGGGVKAGYVHGATDDIGHKAAVDRVSVHDFHATFLHLLGLNHRDLVFRRHGLEERLTDQYPARLVHEILA, via the coding sequence ATGACCCACTTCGGAACGAAATTCCGCGGCTCCCGGCGGGACTTCTTCTCCCGTCTCGGCGACGGAGTCCACGGCGCGGCCCTGGCCTGGCTTCTACAGAAGGACCTTCCGGGTTCGCCGGGCCCCGGCCAGGGCCGGCCCCGGATCGACTTGACTCCTCTGGCCCCCCACCGCGAGCCGAAGGCCAAGTCGGTCATTCACCTGTTCATGAACGGCGGCCCCAGCCAGGTCGACCTCTTCGACCACAAGCCGACCCTGGCTCGAATGGCGGGAGGCGCCGCCCCCCGCGACCTGCTCAACCAGATCGAGAACATGGATCAGGTGGGCACTCTGATGCCGTCCTACTGGGAGTTCTCCCGGCACGGGAAGTGCGGGATGGAGCTGTCGGAGCTCCTGCCGCATACGGCCACCATCGTGGACGACATCACCCTGGTCCGGTCCATGTACAGTGAGCACTTCAATCACGAGCCCGCCATCAACCTCTTCCACACGGGCCGGACCATTACCGGCCGCCCCACCATGGGGGCCTGGGTGACCTACGCCCTGGGCACCGAGAACCAGAACCTGCCGGGATATGTGGTTCTGGAAGACAAGAACCTCCCGGTCAATGGAATTCAGAACTGGCAGGCGGGCTGGTTGCCTCCCACGTATCAGGGCACCCGGTTCCGGGAGAAGGACCCGGCCGTGCTCAACCTGAACCCCAGGGAGCGGCTGCCCAACCCTCTGATCGAAGCTGAACGGTCGTTGTTGCGCAGCCTGGACCATTCCCATCGCATGGAACGTCCGTGGCAGCCGGACCTGTCCGCCCGGATCTCCTCCTACGAACTGGCCGCCCGCATGCAGCTGGCCGCCAGCGACGCCCTGGACCTCTCCCAGGAGAGCGAGGCCACCAAGGAGATGTACGGCCTCAACAACGAGGCCACCGCCTCCTACGGGAGACGCTGCCTGCTGGCCCGGCGGTTGGTGGAGCGGGGCGTGCGCTTCGTCCAGATCTTCATCGAGTACCAGATCTGGGACAATCACCATAGCTTGAAGGAGAAACTGGAATACTGCTGCCGGAAGACCGACCAGCCGTCCGCCGCCCTGGTTCGCGACCTGAAGCAGCGGGGGCTGTTGGACGACACGCTGGTCGTCTGGGGAGGGGAATTCGGCCGCATGCCCATCTCCCAGGTTCGGGACGGCGGCGCCGCCGGCCGGGACCACGGTCCCGACGGCTTCAGCCTCTGGATGGCCGGGGGGGGAGTCAAGGCCGGATACGTCCATGGCGCCACCGACGACATCGGCCACAAGGCCGCCGTGGACCGGGTCAGCGTCCACGACTTTCACGCCACCTTCCTGCACCTGCTGGGCCTGAACCACCGGGACCTGGTCTTCCGCCGCCACGGCCTGGAGGAGCGCCTCACCGATCAGTACCCGGCCCGGCTGGTCCATGAGATCCTCGCCTGA